The genomic segment CTACTACTTCCGCTACATACAAGGGGTGCGGTGGCGGCGCGCATGGACCGCGGGTGCTGTTCGGCGGCGGCGCTAAATGCTAGAGGCTGATCGATGCGCGGCGCGGACGCGAGGGGAGCATCGAAAATGGAAAACTCCGGCGACCATCGGATTGCCAGCCATCGGATTACCAGCATCGAGCAACTGCGCGCGCTCCTCGGCGAACCGCATCCGGCCACCCCGCGCAAGCTGCTCACCGCGCTCGATGAGACGGCAACCGGCTTCATCGCCCGCTCGCCCTTCCTGGTGCTTGGAACGGCGGACTCGGCGGGCAATCAGGACGTCTCGCCCAAGGGCGGTGCGCCCGGCTTCGTCGCGGTCGAAAATCCGCGCACCCTGGTGATCCCTGATGGCAAGGGCAACAAGCTGCTCTTCGGCCTGCAGAACATCCTCGAGACTTCCCGGGTCGGGATTATCTTCATGGTTCCCGGCACCGACGAGACGCTGCGGGTGAACGGGACGGCCGAACTGATCGTGGATCCGGCGCTGCTCGCGCGGCTCGCCGCCAACGGCTCGGCGCCCCAGCTTGCGATCCGGATAAGCGTGCGCGAGTGCTTCTTCCACTGCGCGAAGGCCCTCATCCGATCGCAGCTT from the Candidatus Binataceae bacterium genome contains:
- a CDS encoding MSMEG_1061 family FMN-dependent PPOX-type flavoprotein is translated as MENSGDHRIASHRITSIEQLRALLGEPHPATPRKLLTALDETATGFIARSPFLVLGTADSAGNQDVSPKGGAPGFVAVENPRTLVIPDGKGNKLLFGLQNILETSRVGIIFMVPGTDETLRVNGTAELIVDPALLARLAANGSAPQLAIRISVRECFFHCAKALIRSQLWKPESWSARIPFSWGKYLARASDGADAEAKIDRFVDLDYKNNL